TAAATTCCGCCTCGCCTACAAACCCGACAAAGCCGTTCAGCCGATACATGTACGAAGCGCCGATTGCAATTTCCATTCCCCCAAAATTACCCAACGCAGCCTCCCCGACACCGTCTTTTGCCAAGCCGAACGTGCCTCTTACCGGAGCGTTATCCCACACATAGTCAATCCCGAAGGCAAAACGCCCGCCCAAATAATGCGATTTGTCTTGAGCAGCACCTTCTGCGAAGGCGAATGATGCAAACAGCAGCGCAAAAATGCAAATTCGAACGGCTTTCATATCTTCTCCTGCTTTAAATATAAACTATTTTCGATAAGACTCATCTTTTTTTCTGTATTTATTGTATTTTTCCCATAGAGATCGAGGAAAGTGTCATGAGAAAGCTACTCAGGAAAATCAGCGTTTTCGCGTGTTCCATATTCTGGGGGAATGGCGCAAGAAGCGGCAATCCGTTCAGGTTTATCCGCAAGTACTGGGCGCAGCTGCTCCTTTCTTCCATTGCCATACAGACCATCGCCTGCGCATACGGCGGTGAAGACCCCTATGACTATTCCGACGACTGCGACCCGGTATTCGACACAGAGAAATTCACGAACGAAGGCTATACCGACTGCGAAAAGCAAATCGTAGAACAGGCACTAATCGCAAAGGACCTGCAGGACAACCTGGGCAAGCGCGAAGATGCCACCATAGAAGCCTGGAACGAGGTGCGCCAGAAAATCAGCGAGATTACCGAGACCTGCGACATGAACCACCTCTATATGGAAGGTTCATTCACATCCCTTTACTGTTCAGACGGCAGAGTCCTTATTCCTAAGTAAAATTCGCGTGGGCACCTGACGGTGCAAAAAATCAAGCCTTCGTGAATCTGCTCAGGAACTGAGCCAGGCGCTCGTTGCCCGATTTGCGGAACACGTGGTCGGGGGTTCCCTGCTCCACGATGATCCCACCGTCCATGAAGATGACCTTGTCAGCCACATCGCGGGCAAAAGCCATCTCGTGGGTCACGATGACCATGGTCATCTTGTCTTCGGCAAGTTTCTTGATAATCTTGAGCACTTCGCCGGTCAGTTCCGGGTCCAGCGCAGAGGTGGGTTCGTCAAAGAAAAGAATCTTCGGGTTCATCGCGAGAGCGCGGGCAATGGACACGCGCTGCTGCTGGCCACCGCTGAGTTCACAGGGATAAGAGTTTTCCTTGCCCTCGAGGCCCATACGCTTGAGCAGGAACCGCCCCATAGCGCGGGCATCCTTGCGTTCGTCCCCCAGCACGCGCACCGGAGCGAGGCAGATATTCTGAAGCACCGTCAAGTGCGGGAACAAGTTGAAGTTCTGGAACACGAGCCCCGTAGAAAGTCGAATATCGCGGAGCGTTTTCGCCGGCGCATACTTGACTGCCGGGCCCTTCGCCGAATCATTCGGCACCACCATGTCCTTGCCGTCGACCTGCACCAGGCCGCCGTCAACCGTTTCGAGTTGTGTAAGGCAACGCAACAGCGTACTCTTGCCGGAACCGCTGGGCCCGATAATCGAGAGTACCTCGCCCGCCTTCAAGTCAAACGAGATATCCTTGAGCACATGCAAGTCGCC
The Fibrobacter sp. UWR3 genome window above contains:
- a CDS encoding amino acid ABC transporter ATP-binding protein, which codes for MENVNESAPILKVEHVKKSFGDLHVLKDISFDLKAGEVLSIIGPSGSGKSTLLRCLTQLETVDGGLVQVDGKDMVVPNDSAKGPAVKYAPAKTLRDIRLSTGLVFQNFNLFPHLTVLQNICLAPVRVLGDERKDARAMGRFLLKRMGLEGKENSYPCELSGGQQQRVSIARALAMNPKILFFDEPTSALDPELTGEVLKIIKKLAEDKMTMVIVTHEMAFARDVADKVIFMDGGIIVEQGTPDHVFRKSGNERLAQFLSRFTKA